One genomic window of Coregonus clupeaformis isolate EN_2021a chromosome 12, ASM2061545v1, whole genome shotgun sequence includes the following:
- the LOC121578741 gene encoding protein FAM72A-like, giving the protein MSTSNFKNKCVTQVNCIYCESLLCTRGMKAVLLADTEIELFSTDIPPNRTVDFVASCYSTESCKCKLRDIACLKCGNVVGYHVVAPCKPCLLSCNNGHFWMFNSNAVSTLNRLDATGLNLLLWGDLPELEDSENEESESPSEEECIR; this is encoded by the exons ATGTCTACCTCCAACTTCAAAAACAAATGTGTCACTCAAGTAAATTGTATATACTGTGAGAGTCTACTCTGCACAAGAGGAATGAAGGCAGTACTTCTTGCAGACACAGAAATTGAGCTGTTTTCTACGGACATACCGCCCAACAG AACTGTTGACTTTGTGGCCAGCTGCTACTCTACAGAAAGCTGCAAATGCAAACTGAGAGATATCGCCTGCCTGAAATG tGGTAATGTTGTGGGGTATCACGTGGTAGCTCCCTGTAAGCCCTGCTTGCTGTCCTGTAACAATGGCCATTTCTGGATGTTTAACAGTAATGCTGTGTCCACCCTCAACAGACTGGATGCTACAG GTTTAAACCTGTTGCTGTGGGGAGACCTTCCCGAGCTAGAGGACAGCGAGAACGAGGAATCAGAAAGCCCATCAGAGGAGGAGTGCATTAGGTAG